One window from the genome of Bacteroidota bacterium encodes:
- a CDS encoding site-specific integrase, producing the protein MKLSKRASNGMYYITYIQDGKQVRFSTKTSNQKIANEIFKKFQTGNYIPTVELKKESVTTKKNTVHYLVFQYLKYAEKHFTSETMVSVKSHMKTLLNKTPQNMDITDLTFQKLNEIVNNQCSPYQSLLCRNYLNMLFNWLIDNGYFTGVNPVAKIKKPKIVQKLPCYIGVPELELILNETKNLNFDIRSLTFDITLFAFYTGMRLNEITSLQWNQVNFDTGTIKLDNQTSKTKSGKVRVIPISSKILPMLLHRYENRSLDTMVFNHSFSTKNFNDLISKNFKKCIKRLPQLNQKIHFHTLRHSFASQLILHNVNLLVVSKLMGHSKLSTTLVYAHVQDNLLTDAINTL; encoded by the coding sequence ATGAAACTTTCAAAGCGTGCATCAAATGGAATGTATTATATAACCTACATTCAGGATGGTAAGCAAGTAAGATTTTCAACAAAAACATCTAATCAAAAAATTGCCAATGAAATATTTAAAAAATTTCAGACTGGTAATTATATACCAACCGTTGAATTAAAAAAGGAATCCGTAACTACTAAAAAAAATACAGTTCATTATTTGGTGTTTCAGTATCTGAAATATGCTGAAAAACATTTCACCAGTGAAACAATGGTATCTGTAAAATCTCATATGAAAACCTTATTAAATAAGACTCCCCAAAATATGGATATAACTGATTTAACCTTTCAAAAACTGAATGAGATTGTAAATAATCAGTGTTCACCATATCAATCCCTTTTATGCAGGAATTATCTGAACATGCTTTTTAACTGGTTAATCGACAATGGATATTTTACTGGTGTTAATCCAGTTGCTAAAATTAAAAAACCAAAGATAGTTCAAAAGTTACCTTGTTATATTGGTGTGCCTGAACTTGAATTAATCTTGAATGAAACTAAAAATCTAAATTTTGATATTAGATCATTAACATTTGATATCACTCTTTTTGCATTTTACACAGGAATGCGACTTAATGAAATTACATCATTGCAGTGGAATCAAGTTAATTTTGATACTGGAACAATTAAACTCGATAACCAGACTTCAAAAACAAAGAGTGGTAAGGTTAGAGTAATACCGATTTCATCTAAAATTTTACCAATGTTACTACATCGGTATGAAAATAGATCACTGGATACCATGGTATTTAATCATTCATTTAGCACTAAAAATTTTAATGACCTTATATCTAAAAATTTTAAAAAGTGCATCAAAAGACTTCCCCAACTGAATCAAAAAATACATTTTCATACCCTTAGACATAGCTTTGCATCCCAACTAATATTACATAATGTAAATCTGCTGGTAGTAAGTAAGTTGATGGGTCACAGTAAACTTTCAACAACTTTAGTATATGCACATGTACAAGATAATTTGTTAACCGATGCAATAAACACACTATAA
- a CDS encoding DIP1984 family protein, whose translation MKTLAKLLKEKNTIITKINDVKRRIESENIVQNNNVSKWDVRKQYADLLELTNKLIEIKTDIARLNSSVANKIFRLSELKAIVSFLKEVDTFEGRSFVKNRFDGTSQEEIRSAQMDSIFVQKEIDSLTGQINDLQDELDTYNHTVKI comes from the coding sequence ATGAAAACACTTGCAAAATTGCTGAAAGAAAAAAACACCATCATCACAAAAATAAATGATGTGAAAAGGAGGATAGAATCCGAAAACATTGTTCAAAATAATAATGTGAGCAAATGGGATGTACGCAAACAGTATGCTGATCTGTTGGAGCTGACCAATAAACTTATAGAAATTAAAACAGATATAGCCCGGTTGAACAGCTCTGTGGCTAATAAAATTTTTAGACTGAGCGAGTTGAAGGCAATAGTGTCATTTTTGAAAGAAGTGGACACATTCGAGGGAAGATCTTTTGTCAAGAACCGGTTTGACGGAACAAGCCAGGAAGAGATCAGATCAGCCCAAATGGACAGTATTTTTGTCCAGAAGGAAATTGATTCGCTTACAGGGCAAATCAATGACCTGCAGGATGAGCTGGATACTTACAATCACACTGTAAAAATTTAG